The Lytechinus pictus isolate F3 Inbred chromosome 10, Lp3.0, whole genome shotgun sequence genome includes a window with the following:
- the LOC129270100 gene encoding uncharacterized protein LOC129270100 yields MYLMTTQSDHHVKRLVWRHRDTASDSGLSKESLLNLGNLGEDQEIFQNIRRRSDSVEKEHRDPCQSIRPIQSPIEFKDYIDTINIHPPDRNEGNSRMNKKPRRNASSEKETQVNGSFYKSTRNTEENSPKPINDSLRKEHVVIRGRRYYKNLIRSIKRLSTDHQESGTNVSFGSKLGEGMNIVNNKSKTSMESKKDYGLRKHINQGLNASLFIINGVKNRPKCTKVVSIYTHNMNPFGYWPEYRDLEWLFEDDRSLDNTDSPTTGHVFCPNQHCDIKLIPTDNKTLLAASDAIILNVTPVLSAPNASKISERLLITLPTERVKIVFYGMESPNMMVNWDSSIRDVYFHYSMTYHSSSDLFHPYGRYIPGYPMDDLDQSINYAAGKTRLLAWMASNCYFTFWPRREWVLQLKQFISIDIHGECGNVTCTPKLSRNCARMMRSYKFYLALENTQCDEYITEKFWDNGLLNGVVPVVYGGRRETYERLAPPGSFIFAADFASPKDLADYLIKLDNDNEQYNRFFAWRKRGRIVKTYPNLRPKAFCGLLPLLSKGDDEEVPIRRAGDTPYFRGCRDDEHARFIRPGDIDNWSPWK; encoded by the coding sequence ATGTACCTGATGACGACTCAGTCGGACCATCATGTTAAGCGTCTCGTTTGGAGGCACCGGGACACAGCCAGTGACAGTGGGCTATCCAAAGAATCACTACTAAACCTTGGTAACCTAGGGGAGGATCAAGAAATCTTTCAGAATATACGAAGGCGGAGTGACAGTGTAGAAAAGGAGCACCGAGACCCCTGTCAAAGCATAAGACCTATTCAAAGTCCAATTGAATTCAAGGATTATATTGATACCATCAACATCCATCCACCAGATCGGAATGAAGGTAATAGTAGGATGAATAAGAAACCGCGAAGAAATGCAAGTTCAGAAAAAGAAACCCAAGTCAATGGTTCCTTTTACAAGTCCACAAGAAATACCGAAGAAAACTCACCAAAACCAATAAATGACTCCTTACGAAAAGAGCATGTGGTTATACGAGGTAGAAGGTATTACAAAAACTTGATAAGATCTATAAAAAGACTCAGTACGGACCATCAAGAAAGTGGTACAAACGTTTCGTTTGGAAGCAAGTTGGGAGAAGGTATGAACATTGTGAATAATAAAAGCAAAACCTCCATGGAAAGCAAGAAAGACTACGGCCTACGTAAGCATATCAACCAAGGTCTAAATGCCagtttattcataataaatgggGTAAAAAACCGCCCAAAGTGTACTAAAGTGGTATCTATATACACACATAATATGAACCCTTTCGGATATTGGCCAGAGTATAGAGATCTCGAATGGTTGTTCGAAGATGACCGAAGTTTGGACAACACTGACTCTCCAACAACTGGACACGTCTTCTGTCCAAACCAGCATTGTGATATCAAGCTCATTCCAACTGACAATAAAACTCTGCTTGCTGCTAGCGATGCCATCATTCTAAATGTTACCCCGGTGCTATCGGCACCTAACGCAAGCAAAATTTCAGAAAGACTCCTTATTACTCTTCCGACCGAGAGAGTGAAGATTGTTTTCTACGGAATGGAGAGTCCCAACATGATGGTTAATTGGGACAGTTCTATACGGGATGTTTATTTCCATTATTCCATGACGTACCATTCTTCAAGTGATCTGTTTCACCCATACGGGCGGTACATCCCAGGATATCCCATGGATGACCTTGATCAGTCCATAAACTACGCGGCGGGAAAGACAAGACTACTAGCATGGATGGCCAGCAATTGTTACTTTACATTTTGGCCGCGACGCGAGTGGGTGTTACAGTTAaaacaattcatttcaattgatATACACGGTGAGTGCGGTAATGTAACCTGCACACCAAAGTTATCGAGGAATTGCGCCAGAATGATGAGGTCGTACAAGTTCTATTTGGCGTTGGAAAACACCCAGTGTGACGAGTACATCACAGAGAAGTTTTGGGATAACGGTCTTTTGAACGGCGTCGTCCCCGTCGTGTACGGCGGGCGAAGGGAGACATACGAGAGACTGGCGCCACCTGGGTCATTTATCTTCGCTGCCGATTTTGCTTCTCCTAAAGATCTTGCCGACTACTTGATAAAacttgataatgacaatgagcAATACAATCGATTCTTTGCATGGCGGAAACGTGGCCGGATCGTAAAGACCTATCCGAATCTTAGACCGAAAGCGTTTTGTGGTTTGCTGCCGTTGCTATCTAAGGGAGATGATGAAGAAGTGCCAATAAGACGTGCAGGGGATACCCCGTACTTTCGAGGATGCAGAGATGATGAACATGCGCGGTTCATTAGACCAGGGGATATAGATAATTGGTCCCCTTGGAAATGA